In the genome of Paenibacillus pabuli, one region contains:
- a CDS encoding winged helix-turn-helix transcriptional regulator — MEQELKRYESGVQAMLELVGGKWRILILHQLITGKKRTSELRRAIPGITQKVLTQQLRDLEKNEIIHRIIHPQIPPKVEYELTEYGLTLQAIIDRICLWGENHLDRVYGDKNKVLENHFSEYIPLSTPN, encoded by the coding sequence GTGGAACAGGAACTGAAAAGATATGAGAGTGGTGTGCAGGCAATGCTGGAACTGGTCGGTGGAAAATGGAGGATTCTTATTCTGCATCAACTGATAACAGGTAAAAAACGAACAAGCGAACTTCGCAGAGCCATCCCTGGCATTACTCAGAAGGTCCTAACCCAGCAGCTGCGTGATCTTGAAAAGAATGAAATCATCCATCGAATTATTCATCCCCAGATTCCACCCAAGGTAGAGTATGAGCTGACCGAGTATGGCTTGACACTGCAGGCAATCATCGACCGCATCTGTCTGTGGGGAGAGAATCATCTGGACAGAGTATATGGTGATAAAAACAAAGTACTGGAGAATCATTTTAGCGAATATATTCCGCTTTCGACTCCGAACTAA
- a CDS encoding assimilatory sulfite reductase (NADPH) flavoprotein subunit, whose protein sequence is MELQVTNSPFNQEQVELLNRLIPTLNDGQKTWLSGYLTAIQGFAAVAAPAGVEQQSAPSAGITPASTPAASKEVTVLFGSQTGNSSGLSKKLAKKLEEQGLQVTLSSMGDFKPNGLKKVENLLIIVSTHGEGEPPDNAIPLHEFLHSKRAPKLDGLRYSVLALGDTSYEFFCKTGKDFDIRLQELGGTALVPRMDCDVDFDEAAAEWMNDVLASLSSTPVSAGAVTSEAVGAAVSSGESEFNRTNPFKAEVLENLNLNGRGSDRETRHIELSLEGSNLDYEPGDSLGVFPENHPRLVDELIASMEWNADERVTVNKSGDQVSVREALLRYFEITAVTRPVVEQLAKLSPGSGLPALLADDSEFRKVMNSCDLLDLVQDYGLKGIPVAAFVAVLRKIPARLYSIASSSKSFPDEVHLTVRTVRYESRGRERYGVCSVHLAERVELGDTLPVFIQQNPNFKLPENPDVPIIMVGPGTGVAPFRSFLGEREETGAEGKTWLFYGDQHFSTDFLYQTEWQRWLKDGVLTKMDVAFSRDAEEKVYVQHRMLEHSKELYQWLQEGAVIYICGDEKRMAHDVHAALATILEQEGGLTPEQAAEYLTRLQQEKRYQRDVY, encoded by the coding sequence GTGGAACTTCAAGTGACAAACAGCCCTTTTAATCAGGAACAGGTTGAGCTGCTCAATCGCCTTATTCCTACATTGAACGATGGACAAAAAACATGGCTTAGCGGTTATCTGACAGCCATTCAGGGATTTGCAGCTGTAGCTGCACCTGCTGGTGTGGAACAACAGTCTGCACCTTCAGCAGGTATAACTCCTGCAAGTACACCTGCGGCGTCCAAGGAAGTTACGGTACTCTTTGGATCACAAACCGGGAACTCCAGCGGACTATCCAAGAAACTGGCGAAAAAGCTGGAAGAGCAGGGGCTTCAGGTGACCCTGTCGTCAATGGGAGATTTCAAACCGAACGGACTGAAAAAAGTAGAGAATCTTCTCATTATTGTCAGCACACACGGAGAAGGCGAACCGCCGGATAATGCAATTCCGTTGCATGAATTCCTGCATAGCAAACGGGCTCCGAAGCTCGATGGATTGCGCTACTCTGTACTGGCATTGGGAGATACTTCGTACGAGTTTTTCTGTAAGACAGGAAAGGATTTTGACATTCGTTTGCAGGAGCTTGGCGGAACAGCACTTGTACCACGCATGGACTGTGATGTTGATTTTGATGAAGCGGCTGCAGAGTGGATGAATGATGTGCTTGCTTCACTCAGCAGCACACCTGTTTCTGCGGGAGCGGTAACCAGTGAAGCGGTTGGAGCCGCAGTCAGCAGCGGTGAATCCGAGTTCAACCGGACAAATCCGTTCAAGGCGGAAGTACTGGAAAATCTCAATCTGAATGGCAGAGGATCGGACCGCGAGACGCGTCATATCGAATTGTCTCTGGAAGGTTCCAATCTGGACTACGAGCCGGGCGACAGCCTCGGTGTATTCCCTGAGAATCATCCACGCCTTGTCGATGAGCTGATTGCATCTATGGAATGGAACGCGGATGAGCGCGTCACGGTTAATAAAAGTGGAGACCAGGTATCTGTACGTGAAGCACTATTGCGTTACTTCGAAATTACTGCTGTAACTAGACCCGTTGTGGAGCAGTTGGCAAAACTTAGTCCGGGTAGCGGCCTGCCCGCTCTGCTAGCAGATGATTCGGAATTCCGCAAGGTCATGAACAGCTGTGATTTGCTGGATCTGGTACAGGATTACGGTCTTAAAGGTATTCCGGTTGCAGCGTTCGTAGCTGTGCTTCGCAAAATCCCGGCACGTCTGTATTCGATTGCAAGCAGTTCAAAATCGTTCCCGGATGAAGTTCATCTTACTGTTCGAACAGTACGTTATGAATCACGCGGCAGAGAGCGCTACGGTGTGTGCTCTGTTCATCTGGCTGAACGAGTCGAATTAGGGGATACACTGCCTGTATTCATTCAGCAAAATCCAAACTTCAAACTGCCGGAGAACCCGGATGTTCCAATCATCATGGTTGGCCCAGGCACAGGTGTAGCTCCGTTCAGATCTTTCCTTGGAGAGCGTGAAGAGACAGGTGCAGAAGGCAAGACGTGGCTGTTCTACGGAGACCAGCATTTCTCCACCGATTTCCTTTATCAGACCGAATGGCAGCGCTGGCTCAAGGACGGCGTTCTTACGAAGATGGATGTCGCTTTTTCCCGTGATGCAGAAGAGAAAGTATATGTTCAGCATCGGATGCTGGAGCACAGCAAAGAACTGTATCAATGGTTACAGGAAGGTGCGGTTATATATATATGTGGTGACGAGAAAAGAATGGCACATGATGTTCATGCTGCACTCGCAACCATTCTTGAACAAGAGGGTGGCCTAACACCTGAACAGGCAGCGGAATATCTGACGCGGTTGCAACAGGAAAAACGTTATCAGCGGGATGTGTATTAA
- a CDS encoding DUF1349 domain-containing protein has translation MSVNFHRIHDAEWTTEPVQARTEGDRLIVEAQEGSDFWEKTFYGFCHQNGHAMLAPWDGTQAIEVSFDLSSFTELYDQAGLMLWHGQDQWIKAGVEVNDGVAHVGAVVTDQFSDWSLSPVPEWGGRIVTIRASYHDEAVVIRARTDEHPWRTIRVARFAYPTNKQAGPFLCSPKRAGFEVAFTKWKLTEPDQDLHTDPPIAD, from the coding sequence ATGTCTGTTAATTTTCATCGGATTCATGATGCCGAGTGGACAACCGAACCGGTTCAGGCACGGACTGAAGGTGACCGTCTGATTGTGGAGGCACAGGAGGGCAGTGACTTCTGGGAGAAAACATTTTATGGTTTCTGCCACCAGAATGGACATGCCATGCTAGCTCCATGGGATGGAACCCAGGCCATTGAAGTATCGTTTGATCTGAGTTCATTCACTGAATTATATGATCAGGCGGGATTGATGCTCTGGCACGGACAGGATCAATGGATCAAGGCGGGGGTAGAAGTAAATGACGGCGTGGCTCATGTAGGAGCGGTCGTAACGGATCAATTTTCGGATTGGTCGCTTTCACCTGTACCGGAGTGGGGTGGTCGCATCGTTACCATTCGTGCTTCGTACCACGACGAAGCCGTAGTCATTCGAGCACGCACGGACGAGCATCCTTGGCGCACAATTCGAGTTGCGAGGTTTGCTTATCCGACGAACAAGCAAGCTGGACCGTTTCTCTGTTCACCAAAACGGGCCGGATTCGAGGTTGCTTTTACCAAATGGAAGTTAACTGAACCGGATCAGGATCTGCACACAGACCCTCCCATTGCCGACTAA
- a CDS encoding S-layer homology domain-containing protein: MDKLRKPLVFMLSVTLALSSGPLMLPSRAYADPYGIPATLLQDDFSDGDYTASPAWDVSSGSWEVIADPTDASNSTLYQSDTGEGIISTGDVVSEMTVSMRFYTGAGQGYPGILPRFQDKSNFYYFQMQVPSNKLVFSKRVNGTDTTLKSVDYGFAKNTWYTLKMVLSGSSIRGYISENGSDRLVFDLADTTFGAGTVGIRNKWQSVHIDDVIIAEQPPRNDVLFSSDEQRASSVSLQWTEAAGATSYRLYRSSTPEGGYSLVASTGASSYVDEGLGTDTVYYYKLAYEYGGMTESLWSSPLEVRTTATAPQAPGELKAVALDATSVKLSWLAVDKAAGYRVARAEAGSDQYEQVYEGTALSYTDQELEPGNSYSYRVTAFNAAGESPITTAEAATYSIDSPAGFAATVVTDTSISLGWNELPGSDVTYTISRATSAAGTYQQVYSGHESTFNDRGLTMGTGYFYMIQAKVDDVVSPPSAPLGVATIRTSFTPGQLWPDQDGKPIDAHGAGFFYDEQTETYYWYGENHTGGWPAVGVQVYSSKDLLNWTDQGMALTMIQSMDDFDKDPFISALYEGREDRVDIWADIRKGRIIERPKVIYNDKTKKYVMWAHMDGDKDPYNDNANYGKARAGYAISDSPTGPFVYQKSYRMDRAPEGEKDYFPSDRGMARDMTLFKDDDGTGYLIYSSEENLTLYISKLTEDYSDVTGWHKQGLTDDKGNPVRDSTYQAEYGVDYVRVFPGGQREAPAMFKYQGKYYILTSGASGWAPNENKVTVADNIFGPWSTMTNPFVRTLPSDPDPGKAFGTQTTSVIPVDPEKGKFIYVGDTWNGGNFSNDGAKYVFLPIEFGIGSDIAIKWYNSWTPDLLNSMGKVDITDPLPEAVPLGKVPSLPTTVNVRDGGTLVSTPAIWTVDNRTMTAEDFAKPGPITLQVTTPEFGNKKQAIRVYVIPENTQYFVNSGGYETADYKLMGAYMKGTLVNSDTADQMYAPVEGRTWGYVSADALPSGSSGGDIFSTVRYLNGGNVSNSPKGTDLTYTFDLPNGTYDVYTGFNDPWTNTSRKANFLINGTNTGAITYTPASVRAHTGIVVSGNKLELTVRNTASQDPLISWIIIAKPDAVPPADSSAGLNADVSAATSVSLRWDAALGAASYKLYRSARENGEYNVVYNGSLREYTDNGLNSGTSYYYKVEAFDTSGHSMRGLSSAYHVLTAQQTAADVAANITALEQPSAGAKRLELPKVPQGFAVEIAASSVPSVIQIDGTIIPPSKETSVTLELEITRTSDDSKAMTIPLTVNVPAYTPSPGGTGSEGAGGGSGGNSGDNLSSSGGQPGSGTPNTENSSPRPELQKDRAVLKLQGMVDQQGVVQTRVDASVIEEAFNMAPSNAGVRRVELRQKPISGATAYELFLPASALVSQGKSHVFNIVTELGTLELPATLLPKDLVDHETVSIRFIRKQLTQAVANQFGIQHGVRFEIDLDGDAWPSASELTLRLPHNALKDVQRDVIVAFAIDANHVAIPLPQSRYDQNSGEVVFSVTSSAGNYAVVSVQQTFTDLANVPWAKNAMEALAARGVIDQYVSEDSHQLHPKQEMTRGQYVQWLMTALSLNTLHGNAFSDVSADASYYEAVTAARSLGITGGTGNGRFMPEATITRQEMMTLMVRALGVAGLVKQESASADTLAQFRDSSTIRSYARDNVATLVNLGIVSGYNGELKPLAQATRAESATLLYAMLSKLVWLN, translated from the coding sequence TTGGATAAACTCAGGAAACCTTTGGTATTTATGTTATCTGTTACATTGGCGTTGTCATCTGGACCGTTGATGTTACCAAGCCGTGCATATGCCGATCCTTATGGAATACCAGCTACGTTGCTGCAGGACGATTTTTCTGACGGGGATTACACTGCATCCCCTGCGTGGGATGTAAGCTCAGGCAGTTGGGAGGTAATTGCGGACCCAACGGATGCGTCCAACTCTACGCTTTATCAGAGCGATACAGGGGAAGGCATCATTTCTACTGGAGATGTCGTATCTGAAATGACGGTGTCCATGCGCTTTTATACTGGAGCTGGTCAGGGGTATCCCGGGATTTTGCCGCGGTTTCAGGATAAGAGCAACTTTTATTATTTTCAAATGCAGGTCCCCAGCAACAAACTCGTCTTCTCCAAGCGGGTGAACGGAACGGATACAACGTTGAAATCGGTGGATTATGGGTTCGCCAAAAATACGTGGTATACGCTCAAAATGGTGCTATCGGGTTCTTCCATTCGCGGGTACATCTCCGAAAACGGTTCGGATCGCTTGGTATTTGATCTGGCTGATACTACATTCGGGGCAGGCACAGTTGGCATTCGGAATAAGTGGCAGTCGGTACATATAGATGACGTGATCATTGCCGAGCAGCCGCCAAGGAACGATGTTCTGTTTTCCAGTGATGAGCAGAGGGCATCTTCGGTTTCGCTGCAATGGACCGAGGCAGCAGGTGCAACAAGTTATCGCCTGTATCGTTCTTCTACGCCCGAAGGTGGTTATTCCCTCGTTGCCAGCACAGGGGCTTCAAGTTATGTGGATGAGGGATTAGGTACCGATACGGTGTATTATTACAAGCTTGCCTACGAATACGGAGGCATGACGGAATCTTTGTGGTCCTCGCCGCTAGAGGTTCGGACGACGGCCACTGCGCCGCAGGCTCCAGGCGAACTGAAGGCCGTGGCACTTGATGCCACAAGCGTGAAGCTGTCCTGGCTGGCCGTGGACAAGGCTGCTGGTTACCGTGTGGCTCGGGCTGAGGCTGGCAGCGACCAGTATGAGCAGGTGTATGAAGGTACGGCACTCAGTTACACCGATCAGGAGCTGGAGCCCGGCAACAGCTACAGCTATCGCGTAACGGCCTTTAATGCTGCCGGAGAATCTCCAATCACCACTGCCGAGGCTGCCACATACTCGATTGATTCCCCAGCAGGGTTTGCTGCTACAGTTGTAACAGATACATCGATTTCCCTGGGGTGGAACGAACTTCCTGGATCTGATGTAACATATACGATCTCCAGGGCAACCAGTGCTGCGGGTACGTATCAGCAGGTATATAGTGGTCATGAAAGCACGTTTAACGATCGTGGCCTGACGATGGGCACAGGGTATTTTTACATGATTCAGGCGAAAGTGGATGACGTCGTTTCTCCCCCGTCTGCACCGCTTGGCGTTGCAACCATTCGCACGAGCTTTACTCCGGGGCAGTTATGGCCGGATCAGGACGGCAAGCCAATCGACGCACATGGCGCAGGATTCTTCTACGATGAACAGACGGAGACGTATTACTGGTATGGCGAAAACCATACGGGAGGATGGCCGGCTGTTGGTGTGCAGGTATATTCATCCAAGGACCTGCTGAATTGGACAGATCAAGGCATGGCACTGACCATGATTCAATCCATGGATGATTTCGACAAGGACCCGTTTATCTCTGCTTTGTATGAAGGGCGTGAAGACAGAGTAGACATCTGGGCCGATATTCGTAAAGGCCGGATTATTGAACGACCGAAGGTCATCTATAACGACAAAACGAAAAAATACGTGATGTGGGCCCACATGGACGGTGACAAGGACCCCTACAACGACAATGCGAACTACGGTAAAGCGCGGGCTGGTTACGCGATCAGTGACTCCCCGACAGGACCCTTTGTGTATCAGAAGAGTTACCGGATGGACAGAGCTCCCGAAGGGGAGAAAGATTACTTCCCAAGCGATCGGGGCATGGCTCGTGATATGACGCTGTTTAAGGACGATGATGGTACGGGATATTTAATCTATTCCAGTGAGGAAAACCTGACGTTGTATATCTCCAAATTGACCGAGGATTACAGCGATGTGACAGGTTGGCATAAGCAGGGCCTAACGGATGACAAAGGCAATCCGGTACGTGATTCCACCTATCAGGCGGAATACGGCGTCGATTATGTGCGCGTGTTCCCAGGCGGACAGCGTGAAGCACCAGCGATGTTCAAGTACCAGGGAAAATATTATATACTGACCTCCGGTGCGTCCGGCTGGGCCCCTAACGAAAACAAAGTGACGGTGGCGGATAACATTTTTGGTCCTTGGTCCACGATGACCAATCCGTTCGTACGCACATTGCCGAGTGATCCCGATCCGGGGAAGGCGTTCGGCACGCAAACTACGTCGGTTATTCCCGTCGATCCGGAAAAAGGGAAATTCATTTACGTGGGAGACACGTGGAACGGTGGCAATTTCTCCAATGACGGCGCAAAATACGTATTCTTGCCGATTGAGTTCGGCATAGGTTCAGACATCGCTATCAAGTGGTATAACAGTTGGACTCCTGATCTGCTGAATTCGATGGGCAAGGTAGACATCACCGATCCGCTACCGGAAGCTGTGCCGCTCGGGAAAGTACCTTCCCTGCCTACAACAGTCAATGTGCGTGACGGAGGTACGCTTGTGTCAACGCCAGCCATATGGACGGTCGATAACCGGACCATGACGGCAGAAGATTTTGCGAAACCCGGACCAATCACCCTTCAGGTAACGACACCGGAGTTCGGTAACAAAAAGCAGGCTATCCGAGTATATGTTATTCCGGAGAACACACAGTATTTCGTGAACAGCGGTGGATACGAAACGGCTGATTATAAACTGATGGGTGCCTACATGAAAGGCACGCTCGTCAATTCGGATACGGCGGATCAAATGTACGCGCCTGTGGAGGGGCGGACTTGGGGTTATGTCAGCGCCGATGCGCTTCCTTCCGGTTCGAGTGGCGGGGATATTTTCTCGACCGTACGTTATTTGAATGGAGGGAATGTCAGCAACTCGCCCAAAGGCACTGATCTGACCTATACCTTCGATCTGCCGAACGGGACATACGATGTATACACCGGGTTCAACGATCCGTGGACGAACACGTCGCGCAAAGCGAACTTCCTCATCAACGGCACGAATACCGGTGCAATTACTTATACGCCGGCCAGTGTAAGAGCCCACACTGGTATTGTTGTATCTGGCAACAAGCTGGAATTGACGGTACGCAATACGGCATCACAGGACCCACTGATCAGCTGGATTATAATCGCCAAGCCTGATGCAGTGCCACCTGCGGACAGCAGCGCCGGTCTGAATGCTGATGTTTCGGCTGCAACAAGTGTATCACTCCGCTGGGATGCAGCTCTTGGCGCAGCTAGCTACAAGCTCTATCGCTCCGCTCGTGAGAATGGAGAGTACAATGTTGTCTATAACGGCAGTTTGCGGGAATACACGGACAACGGATTGAATTCCGGCACCAGTTATTATTATAAAGTGGAAGCTTTTGATACGTCAGGGCATTCAATGCGCGGTTTATCTTCCGCTTATCATGTACTTACGGCCCAACAGACCGCTGCCGATGTGGCTGCAAACATTACGGCACTGGAGCAGCCTTCTGCAGGTGCAAAGAGGCTGGAGCTGCCGAAAGTGCCGCAAGGATTTGCGGTGGAGATCGCCGCAAGTTCGGTACCGTCCGTCATTCAAATCGATGGAACGATCATACCGCCATCGAAGGAAACGTCGGTAACACTGGAATTGGAGATTACACGAACCTCTGATGACAGCAAAGCGATGACCATACCGCTGACGGTAAATGTACCTGCATATACGCCATCACCAGGGGGCACGGGCTCCGAGGGGGCGGGCGGTGGTTCAGGTGGAAATTCAGGCGATAATTTGAGCAGCTCCGGTGGACAGCCGGGAAGTGGTACCCCGAATACGGAGAATTCCTCGCCACGACCTGAATTGCAAAAAGACCGCGCTGTTCTTAAGTTGCAAGGTATGGTTGACCAGCAGGGTGTAGTGCAGACGAGGGTGGATGCTTCAGTAATTGAAGAGGCATTTAACATGGCTCCGTCAAACGCAGGAGTCCGTCGGGTTGAACTTCGCCAGAAACCAATCTCAGGTGCAACCGCTTATGAATTATTTCTGCCAGCCTCGGCGTTGGTGAGTCAAGGTAAATCACATGTGTTTAACATCGTCACAGAACTGGGTACGTTAGAACTTCCAGCTACACTCTTACCAAAGGATTTGGTGGACCACGAGACTGTTTCAATACGCTTCATTCGAAAGCAACTGACGCAGGCGGTTGCGAATCAGTTTGGAATACAGCATGGGGTTCGTTTCGAAATTGATCTGGACGGTGATGCTTGGCCATCCGCAAGCGAGCTGACGCTCCGTCTGCCCCATAATGCACTGAAAGATGTACAAAGGGATGTAATCGTAGCTTTTGCTATAGACGCGAATCATGTGGCAATTCCGCTGCCGCAAAGCCGTTACGATCAGAACAGCGGGGAGGTCGTATTCTCCGTTACGTCTTCAGCAGGAAATTATGCTGTCGTGTCTGTGCAGCAGACGTTCACAGATCTCGCGAATGTACCATGGGCCAAGAACGCAATGGAGGCGTTGGCAGCCCGAGGAGTGATTGATCAATATGTGAGTGAGGACTCCCATCAGTTGCATCCGAAACAGGAGATGACGCGTGGTCAATACGTACAGTGGCTGATGACCGCACTGAGCTTGAATACGTTGCACGGGAATGCGTTCTCCGATGTCAGCGCGGACGCATCATATTATGAAGCGGTAACTGCAGCGCGTTCGCTTGGCATCACTGGCGGCACCGGGAACGGGCGCTTTATGCCTGAGGCAACCATCACCCGTCAGGAAATGATGACGCTGATGGTGAGGGCACTTGGAGTGGCCGGATTGGTCAAGCAGGAATCAGCTTCGGCCGACACCCTCGCTCAGTTCCGCGATTCTTCCACGATTCGTTCATATGCCCGCGATAACGTAGCCACGCTTGTAAATCTGGGTATCGTCAGCGGATACAACGGAGAGCTGAAGCCTCTTGCCCAAGCGACTCGTGCCGAATCGGCCACATTGCTGTATGCGATGTTGAGTAAATTGGTTTGGCTTAACTGA
- a CDS encoding NAD(P)H oxidoreductase: MKIKLVVTHPRQDSLTFAVMNRFIEGIKENDHEIDILDLYRDGFDPLYSVEDERDWQNPNKQHAPVIRKELDRVLAADAIVFVFPIWWYNVPSMLKAYLDKVWNMGLLNKANSKKALWIALAGGTEASFHKYDYYNMISNYLNNGIAGYARMQESRVEFLYETISESKTHIEGLLEQAYQIGRYYK; encoded by the coding sequence ATGAAAATCAAACTGGTCGTTACTCACCCAAGACAGGATTCCCTAACATTTGCCGTGATGAATCGTTTTATAGAAGGTATAAAGGAGAATGACCACGAAATCGACATCCTCGATCTGTATCGTGATGGATTCGATCCGTTATATAGCGTAGAAGATGAGCGAGATTGGCAAAACCCCAATAAGCAGCATGCCCCTGTGATTCGCAAAGAGCTGGATCGCGTGCTCGCGGCTGATGCCATTGTATTTGTTTTCCCGATCTGGTGGTACAACGTTCCTTCCATGCTCAAAGCCTATCTGGACAAGGTATGGAACATGGGGCTGCTGAACAAGGCAAACTCCAAAAAGGCACTCTGGATTGCGCTAGCTGGAGGAACAGAGGCTTCCTTCCATAAATACGATTATTACAATATGATCTCGAACTATCTGAATAATGGAATCGCAGGCTATGCAAGAATGCAGGAATCCCGAGTCGAGTTTCTCTATGAAACCATATCCGAATCCAAAACACATATTGAAGGCTTGCTGGAGCAAGCGTATCAAATCGGCAGATATTACAAGTAG
- a CDS encoding SET domain-containing protein, translating into MIEVKQSKLGDGEFNRGVFATVDIPKGQLIHQAPVVPYPNEDHEHVEKTILEDYVFEYGANHTAILLGYGSLINHSYEPNATYDINFENHTFDFYAYTDIKAGEEVLINYNGEEDNMDPLWFLDDYEERMRELNETDDGAEDADGIESDSKDSDSSK; encoded by the coding sequence ATGATTGAAGTGAAACAATCCAAATTGGGAGATGGCGAATTTAACCGCGGCGTATTTGCGACTGTAGACATTCCCAAAGGCCAGCTAATCCATCAGGCTCCGGTTGTCCCTTATCCCAATGAAGACCACGAACATGTTGAGAAAACCATTCTCGAAGATTACGTATTCGAATACGGAGCCAATCATACGGCTATCCTGCTTGGCTATGGCAGTTTGATCAACCATTCCTACGAACCAAATGCTACCTATGACATCAACTTTGAAAACCACACCTTTGACTTCTATGCGTACACAGATATCAAAGCCGGTGAAGAAGTATTGATTAATTACAATGGTGAGGAAGATAACATGGACCCGTTATGGTTCTTGGATGATTACGAAGAACGTATGCGTGAGTTGAACGAAACAGATGATGGTGCAGAGGATGCAGATGGCATTGAATCTGACTCCAAGGATTCGGACTCAAGCAAATAA
- a CDS encoding ABC-F family ATP-binding cassette domain-containing protein, whose protein sequence is MSILNVEKLSHGFGDRAIFNNVSFRLLKGEHIGLIGANGEGKSTFMNIITGKLQPDEGKVEWSKRMRVGYLDQHAVLSKGQSIRDVLRGAFQYLFDMEQEMNDMYGKMGDVTPEELEQLLEDVGTIQDTLTNQDFYMIDAKVDETARGLGLTDIGLDKDVNDLSGGQRTKVLLAKLLLEKPDILLLDEPTNYLDELHIEWLKRYLQEYENAFILISHDIPFLNSVINLIYHMENQDLTRYVGDYSHFQEVHEMKKQQLESAYKRQQQEIADLKDFVARNKASVATRNMAMSRQKKLDKMEVIEIAKEKPKPQFNFRDARTSGKLIFETKGLVIGYNEPLSRPLDLRMERGQKIALVGANGIGKTTLMRSILGEIQALEGTVQRGEHLEIGYFQQEMKDANYNTCIEEIWQEFPSYTQFEVRAALAKCGLTTKHIESKVAVLSGGEKAKVRLCKLINNETNLLVLDEPTNHLDVDAKDELKRALKAYKGSILLISHEPEFYRDVVTETWNCESWTTKVF, encoded by the coding sequence ATGAGCATATTAAATGTCGAAAAATTAAGTCACGGTTTTGGTGACCGTGCTATCTTTAACAACGTTTCTTTCCGCCTGCTAAAGGGCGAACACATCGGTCTGATCGGGGCCAATGGCGAGGGTAAATCTACCTTCATGAACATTATTACAGGCAAACTCCAGCCAGATGAAGGCAAAGTGGAGTGGTCTAAACGCATGCGTGTCGGATACTTGGATCAGCACGCAGTGCTCAGCAAGGGACAATCCATTCGTGATGTCCTTCGTGGTGCGTTCCAGTATTTGTTCGACATGGAGCAGGAAATGAATGATATGTATGGCAAAATGGGCGATGTAACCCCAGAGGAACTCGAACAGCTGTTGGAGGATGTAGGTACCATTCAGGATACGCTGACCAACCAGGATTTCTACATGATCGATGCTAAAGTGGATGAGACAGCACGCGGTCTGGGTCTGACCGATATCGGTCTGGACAAGGACGTTAACGACCTTAGTGGTGGACAGCGTACGAAAGTATTGCTCGCCAAGCTGCTGCTTGAAAAACCGGATATTCTGCTCCTGGATGAGCCTACGAACTATCTGGATGAATTGCATATCGAATGGCTGAAACGCTATTTGCAGGAATATGAGAATGCTTTTATTCTGATTTCCCATGATATCCCGTTCCTGAACAGTGTAATTAACTTGATCTATCACATGGAGAATCAGGATCTTACACGTTATGTGGGCGATTATAGTCACTTCCAGGAAGTTCACGAGATGAAAAAACAGCAGCTGGAGTCGGCGTATAAGCGCCAACAACAGGAAATTGCCGATCTCAAAGACTTTGTTGCCCGGAACAAGGCAAGTGTCGCTACGCGCAACATGGCGATGTCCAGACAAAAGAAGCTGGACAAGATGGAAGTCATCGAAATCGCCAAGGAAAAACCGAAACCACAGTTCAATTTCCGTGATGCCAGAACATCCGGCAAGCTCATTTTCGAAACAAAAGGTCTTGTCATTGGATACAATGAGCCGTTGTCGAGACCACTGGACCTGCGCATGGAGCGTGGACAGAAGATCGCCCTCGTTGGTGCGAACGGTATCGGTAAAACAACGCTGATGCGCAGCATTTTGGGTGAAATTCAGGCTTTGGAAGGAACCGTTCAGCGCGGCGAACACCTGGAGATTGGGTATTTCCAACAAGAGATGAAGGATGCGAATTACAATACCTGTATCGAAGAGATCTGGCAGGAGTTCCCGTCCTATACCCAATTTGAAGTGCGTGCTGCACTCGCAAAATGTGGACTGACTACGAAGCATATTGAGAGCAAGGTTGCGGTACTGAGTGGTGGCGAGAAAGCCAAAGTGCGTCTCTGCAAACTGATTAATAACGAAACGAACCTGCTTGTACTCGATGAGCCGACGAACCATCTGGACGTTGACGCCAAGGATGAATTGAAACGTGCACTCAAAGCTTACAAAGGCAGTATTCTGTTAATCTCTCACGAACCTGAATTCTATCGTGATGTGGTTACAGAGACATGGAACTGTGAGTCGTGGACAACGAAAGTATTTTAA